Proteins from a single region of Elusimicrobiota bacterium:
- the rpsP gene encoding 30S ribosomal protein S16 translates to MSIRLQRIGKPHQSYYRLVAIEKTRGPHGKPLEVLGSYNPRGEKMKDKLQVKTERVDHWKKNGAQPTETVASLLKAYAKQEKAGAKA, encoded by the coding sequence GTGAGCATCAGGCTGCAGAGGATCGGGAAGCCGCACCAGAGCTACTACCGTCTGGTCGCCATCGAGAAGACGCGCGGACCGCACGGGAAGCCGCTCGAAGTGCTCGGTTCCTATAACCCCCGCGGCGAGAAGATGAAGGACAAGCTGCAGGTCAAGACGGAGCGCGTGGACCATTGGAAGAAGAACGGCGCTCAGCCCACCGAGACCGTCGCGTCCCTGCTGAAGGCGTACGCGAAGCAGGAGAAGGCCGGGGCGAAGGCATGA
- a CDS encoding KH domain-containing protein, translating into MKELALYIAKQIVDQPDKVEVTASEEGGVTRLMLRVAEEDKGKIIGKQGKVIKAIRAVVGVAAAKAEKSVVVDVE; encoded by the coding sequence ATGAAGGAGCTCGCGCTCTACATCGCGAAGCAGATCGTCGACCAGCCGGACAAGGTCGAGGTCACGGCGAGCGAAGAGGGCGGCGTGACGCGCCTGATGCTTCGCGTGGCCGAGGAAGACAAGGGCAAGATCATCGGCAAGCAGGGCAAGGTCATCAAAGCCATCCGCGCGGTCGTCGGCGTCGCCGCCGCGAAGGCCGAGAAGTCCGTCGTCGTCGACGTGGAGTAG
- the fmt gene encoding methionyl-tRNA formyltransferase produces MRLLFLGSPQEAVPFLEACARAHEVVAVLTQPDRPSGRGLRPTPPPVKDAALRLGLRVLQPARPSEAADELKALGADMAVVVAYGRILSAKTLAATRHGFLNVHFSLLPRWRGAAPVAWALMEGDARTGVTLFWIDEGLDTGPVQRMAEEDVRPEDDARTLMSRLVSLGVRELEGALADVALGRVRREPQTGAQTRAPKLGPEHARLDFSLDASVFHNRVRALAGGPRPFLRLATPRGPLRAAVLSTFPGEAEVGGDPGSVARVERARGVLVECRLGSVWLREVQPEGKKPMSAADFLNGLRTGPGDRLEIIP; encoded by the coding sequence ATGAGGCTGCTCTTCCTCGGTTCGCCGCAGGAGGCCGTTCCCTTCCTCGAGGCCTGCGCCCGCGCGCATGAGGTCGTCGCGGTGCTCACCCAGCCCGACCGCCCCTCCGGGCGCGGCCTGCGCCCGACCCCCCCGCCCGTCAAGGACGCCGCGCTGCGCCTGGGCCTGCGCGTCCTCCAGCCGGCGCGGCCCTCCGAAGCCGCCGACGAACTGAAGGCGCTCGGGGCGGACATGGCGGTCGTCGTCGCCTACGGGCGGATCCTTTCCGCGAAGACCCTCGCGGCGACGCGGCACGGCTTCCTCAACGTACACTTCTCCCTGCTCCCGCGCTGGCGCGGCGCCGCGCCGGTCGCCTGGGCGCTCATGGAGGGCGACGCCCGCACGGGGGTCACCCTGTTCTGGATCGACGAGGGGCTCGACACCGGCCCCGTCCAGCGCATGGCCGAGGAGGACGTGCGGCCGGAGGACGACGCGCGGACCCTGATGTCCCGGCTCGTGTCGCTCGGGGTGCGGGAGCTCGAGGGGGCCCTCGCGGACGTCGCGCTCGGCCGCGTCCGGCGCGAGCCGCAGACGGGGGCGCAGACCCGCGCGCCCAAGCTCGGCCCCGAGCACGCGCGCCTCGATTTCTCCCTCGACGCGTCCGTCTTCCACAACCGCGTGAGGGCCCTCGCCGGAGGCCCGCGGCCGTTCCTGCGGCTGGCGACCCCGCGCGGTCCGCTGCGCGCCGCCGTCCTGAGCACCTTCCCGGGCGAGGCGGAGGTCGGCGGCGACCCCGGCTCGGTCGCGCGCGTTGAACGCGCGCGAGGGGTTTTAGTAGAATGCCGCCTCGGCAGCGTCTGGCTCCGCGAAGTCCAACCCGAAGGGAAGAAGCCGATGTCCGCGGCGGATTTCCTCAACGGTTTGCGCACGGGGCCGGGCGACCGACTGGAGATCATCCCCTGA
- the trmD gene encoding tRNA (guanosine(37)-N1)-methyltransferase TrmD, whose protein sequence is MVRARARAPGPLRIDFVTLFPRMFEGPLSESILRRAAERGLVEFAFTDPREFSEDRHHTVDDRPYGGGAGMVMMAEPLYRALKKVRKRGSKVVLLSAQGARYDQRTAERLSREKHLVLVCGHYEGVDERILEHVDLELSVGDYVLTGGEIPAMVVADSVTRLIPGVLKKPDASARESFSTGLLDYPQYTRPSVWRGRKVPEILLGGDHAKIEAWRLEAALAATKRKRPDLLAAAGVGKRRRKS, encoded by the coding sequence GTGGTCCGAGCGCGCGCTCGGGCCCCGGGGCCTTTGCGCATCGACTTCGTCACGCTCTTCCCCCGGATGTTCGAGGGGCCGCTCTCCGAGAGCATCCTCCGGCGGGCGGCCGAGCGCGGCCTCGTCGAGTTCGCCTTCACCGATCCTCGGGAGTTCTCCGAGGACCGCCACCATACGGTCGACGACCGGCCCTACGGCGGCGGCGCGGGGATGGTGATGATGGCCGAGCCGCTCTACCGCGCGTTGAAGAAGGTCCGCAAGAGGGGTTCCAAGGTCGTCCTGCTCTCGGCGCAGGGCGCGCGCTACGACCAGCGTACGGCCGAGCGCCTCTCCCGGGAGAAGCACCTCGTCCTGGTCTGCGGGCACTATGAAGGGGTCGACGAGCGCATCCTCGAGCATGTGGACCTCGAGCTCTCGGTCGGGGACTACGTTCTCACGGGAGGCGAGATCCCCGCGATGGTCGTCGCGGATTCGGTGACCCGCCTCATCCCCGGGGTCCTGAAGAAGCCGGACGCTTCGGCACGCGAGTCTTTCTCGACGGGGCTCCTCGATTACCCTCAGTACACCCGCCCGAGCGTCTGGCGGGGCCGGAAGGTCCCCGAGATCCTCCTCGGAGGCGACCACGCGAAGATCGAGGCGTGGCGGCTCGAGGCGGCGCTCGCGGCGACGAAGAGGAAGCGTCCGGACCTCCTGGCCGCCGCGGGGGTTGGCAAACGCCGCCGGAAAAGCTAG
- a CDS encoding ribonuclease HII codes for MRIPHTVGQSPLGTFDKELRSGLGFSALLGVDEAGRGPLAGPVVAAAVLLPPGLEGFEGVRDSKTLTPRRRDELFSVIRARAAAVGVGWALREEIDRLNVLNATLLAMRRAVERARPGPGTLVVVDGNRRVPGLRRPQRVVVDGDALSLCVAAASVVAKVVRDRWMRVLDRRHPGYGFLRHKGYGTPAHLSALRRLGPSPEHRRSFSPVAEVLA; via the coding sequence ATCCGTATCCCCCACACCGTGGGCCAGAGCCCGCTCGGAACCTTCGACAAGGAACTCCGCAGCGGGCTCGGCTTTTCCGCCCTGCTCGGAGTCGACGAGGCCGGGCGCGGCCCTCTCGCCGGGCCCGTGGTCGCCGCCGCCGTTCTTCTGCCGCCCGGGCTCGAGGGGTTCGAGGGCGTGCGCGACTCCAAGACCCTCACCCCCCGCCGCCGCGACGAGCTCTTCTCCGTGATCCGCGCGCGCGCCGCCGCGGTCGGCGTCGGCTGGGCGCTGCGCGAGGAGATCGACCGGCTCAACGTGCTCAACGCGACTCTGCTCGCCATGCGCCGCGCGGTCGAGCGCGCGCGCCCCGGCCCCGGGACCCTCGTCGTCGTCGACGGCAACCGCCGGGTCCCGGGCCTACGCCGGCCGCAGAGGGTCGTCGTCGACGGCGACGCTCTTTCGCTCTGCGTCGCCGCGGCGAGCGTCGTCGCGAAGGTCGTCCGGGACCGCTGGATGCGGGTGCTCGACCGGCGTCATCCCGGCTACGGCTTCCTCCGGCACAAGGGCTACGGGACGCCGGCGCACCTTTCGGCCCTGCGCCGGCTCGGCCCCTCGCCGGAGCATCGGCGCAGCTTCTCCCCTGTTGCGGAGGTCCTCGCATGA
- a CDS encoding inositol monophosphatase family protein translates to MLPLRGKTVLLTRPKARAEGLTRALARKGARVVHAPLIRTVPPPSWSALDRALRELPDFDAVVFASASAVSAFFGRARTLGLRPRPPRRLYAVGPATAAALRERGWNAAAVPERHEARALARRMGKVRGARILLPRALEGREELPRALRRAGARLVVAPAYRTVPDPEGLRALRALTRRGETPDWTVFASPSAVEAFFSALGAPAARGFLAAARAASIGPTTSAALRRRGIEPAAEAGRRGAEELAGAVARREAVPRALLRRTLHEALRAGGAVLRARFGKVHIRYKGRANLVTEADHASEQRVLDIVLARFPDHSFLTEERAPRTTASDFTWVIDPLDGTTNYAHGFPAFCVSIGLLRRGRPFMGGVYDPSRGELFFAELGRGATLNGRPLRVSAAGRVEDSLLLTGFAYDRARRADYLLRFYSAFMKRCHDVRRSGSAALDLAWTAAGRVDGYWEFSLNPWDVAAGALLVQEAGGKVTAFDGLPWNEPESFGRQTLASNGRIHAQMLRVMRPLL, encoded by the coding sequence ATGCTCCCTCTCAGGGGAAAGACCGTCCTCTTGACCCGCCCGAAGGCCCGCGCCGAAGGACTCACGCGCGCGCTCGCGCGCAAAGGCGCGCGAGTCGTGCACGCGCCGCTGATCCGGACCGTCCCGCCGCCGAGCTGGTCCGCGCTCGACCGAGCCCTGCGGGAGCTCCCGGACTTCGACGCCGTCGTCTTCGCGAGCGCCAGCGCCGTCTCGGCCTTCTTCGGCCGCGCCCGCACCCTCGGCCTGCGGCCCCGGCCGCCCCGGCGCCTCTACGCCGTGGGCCCGGCCACCGCCGCCGCCCTCCGGGAGCGGGGTTGGAACGCCGCCGCCGTCCCCGAGAGGCATGAGGCGCGTGCGCTCGCCCGCCGGATGGGGAAGGTCCGCGGCGCGAGGATCCTCCTGCCGCGGGCGCTCGAGGGACGAGAAGAGCTTCCGCGCGCGCTGCGCCGGGCCGGCGCCCGGCTCGTCGTCGCCCCGGCCTACCGCACGGTCCCGGACCCGGAAGGACTCCGGGCCCTGCGCGCGCTGACGCGGCGCGGGGAGACCCCCGATTGGACCGTTTTCGCCTCGCCCTCGGCGGTCGAGGCCTTCTTCTCCGCGCTGGGCGCGCCGGCCGCTCGGGGCTTCCTCGCCGCCGCGCGCGCGGCCTCCATCGGCCCGACGACGTCGGCCGCCCTGCGCCGGCGCGGAATCGAGCCCGCGGCCGAGGCCGGGCGGCGAGGCGCCGAGGAACTCGCCGGCGCCGTCGCCCGCCGGGAAGCCGTCCCCCGTGCGCTCCTGCGCCGCACGCTCCATGAGGCGCTTCGTGCGGGGGGCGCCGTCCTGCGCGCGCGCTTCGGGAAGGTGCACATCCGCTACAAGGGCCGCGCGAACCTCGTCACCGAGGCCGACCACGCGAGCGAGCAGCGCGTCCTCGACATCGTGCTCGCCCGCTTCCCGGACCACTCCTTCCTGACCGAGGAGCGCGCCCCGCGCACGACCGCGTCCGATTTCACCTGGGTCATCGACCCGCTCGACGGCACCACGAACTACGCCCACGGCTTCCCCGCCTTCTGCGTCTCCATCGGACTCCTCCGCCGGGGCCGCCCGTTCATGGGAGGGGTCTACGACCCGAGCCGCGGGGAGCTCTTCTTCGCCGAGCTCGGCCGCGGGGCGACGCTCAACGGACGCCCGCTGCGCGTGAGCGCCGCGGGGCGCGTCGAGGACTCTCTCCTGCTCACCGGCTTCGCCTACGACCGGGCCCGGCGCGCCGACTATCTCCTGCGGTTCTACAGCGCGTTCATGAAGCGCTGCCACGACGTGCGCCGCTCGGGATCGGCCGCGCTCGACCTCGCCTGGACGGCGGCGGGAAGGGTGGACGGCTACTGGGAGTTCTCCCTGAACCCCTGGGACGTGGCGGCCGGCGCGCTGCTCGTGCAGGAGGCCGGGGGGAAGGTCACCGCCTTCGACGGTCTCCCCTGGAACGAACCGGAGTCCTTCGGCCGGCAGACCCTCGCCAGCAACGGCCGCATCCACGCGCAGATGCTGCGCGTGATGCGGCCTCTTCTATGA
- the def gene encoding peptide deformylase — MILRITKHGEPVLKGRAEPADYELLRKDLPALLRDMWATMYAARGVGLAAPQVGLPLRLAVIDVKTAEGKPDRLVLINPEVVAREGAVVEEEGCLSVPGVYARVRRHSRVRVRAFDEKGRVWERTGTGLLARAFEHEVDHLDGKLFLDRLDLVQRLKVAGLLRDLKKNWK; from the coding sequence ATGATCCTCCGCATCACCAAGCACGGCGAGCCCGTCCTCAAGGGCCGCGCCGAACCCGCGGACTATGAGCTCCTTCGCAAGGACCTCCCGGCCCTGCTCCGGGACATGTGGGCGACCATGTACGCGGCCAGGGGCGTCGGCCTCGCCGCGCCGCAGGTCGGGCTGCCGCTGCGGCTCGCGGTCATCGACGTGAAGACCGCCGAGGGCAAGCCGGACCGGCTCGTCCTCATCAATCCCGAGGTCGTCGCGCGGGAAGGCGCGGTCGTCGAGGAGGAGGGCTGCCTCTCCGTCCCCGGCGTCTATGCGCGGGTCCGCCGCCACTCGCGCGTGCGCGTGCGCGCCTTCGACGAGAAGGGCCGCGTCTGGGAGCGCACCGGGACCGGTCTGCTCGCACGCGCCTTCGAGCACGAGGTCGACCATCTCGACGGCAAGCTCTTTCTCGACCGCCTGGACCTCGTGCAGCGCCTGAAGGTCGCCGGGCTCCTCCGGGACCTGAAGAAGAACTGGAAATGA
- a CDS encoding YraN family protein: MNGRKSLGARGEELAVEHLKAKGLRILQRGYRSPFGEADIVARDGEDVVFVEVKTRAGASHGPAEEAVGPAKQERLGRIAQAWLEERGLADARVRFDVVAVQDGEVRHHRDAFRAEGWTR, encoded by the coding sequence ATGAACGGCCGGAAATCCCTCGGAGCCCGCGGCGAGGAGCTCGCGGTCGAACACCTGAAGGCGAAGGGGCTGCGCATCCTGCAGCGCGGCTACCGTTCCCCCTTCGGCGAGGCCGACATCGTCGCTCGCGACGGCGAGGACGTCGTCTTCGTCGAGGTGAAGACGCGCGCCGGCGCGTCGCATGGCCCGGCCGAGGAGGCCGTAGGACCGGCCAAGCAGGAGCGTCTGGGACGCATCGCGCAGGCCTGGCTCGAAGAACGCGGGCTCGCGGACGCGCGCGTGCGCTTCGACGTGGTCGCTGTGCAGGACGGCGAGGTGCGCCATCATCGCGACGCCTTCCGTGCGGAGGGCTGGACGCGATGA
- a CDS encoding PTS sugar transporter subunit IIA: MTLGWFRKKDGKAAASSNSSPSPSPAPAALNSSVRIGQLLTEDLILRLPAGKTKEQLIKVLIERLCRIRKLGDPGRFYAKVIEREQGMSTTLDTGMAIPHARMDGLDSIVAVLGLLPQGLPDPKQPDYIIRAMCIFFSPNRQEVFTQHLHLLRGVSALFQPALLDEVSALESPAEVLRVLASREQ, from the coding sequence ATGACTTTAGGCTGGTTTCGCAAGAAGGACGGCAAGGCCGCAGCGTCGTCCAACTCCTCCCCGAGCCCGTCCCCCGCTCCCGCAGCCCTAAACAGCAGCGTGCGCATCGGACAGCTTTTGACCGAAGATCTCATCCTCCGCCTGCCGGCCGGCAAGACCAAGGAGCAGCTCATCAAGGTCCTCATCGAGCGCCTTTGCCGCATCCGCAAGCTGGGCGACCCCGGCCGCTTTTACGCCAAGGTCATCGAGCGCGAGCAGGGCATGAGCACGACCCTCGACACGGGGATGGCGATCCCGCACGCCCGCATGGACGGGCTGGACTCCATCGTCGCCGTCCTGGGGCTGCTCCCGCAGGGCCTGCCCGACCCGAAGCAGCCCGATTACATCATCCGGGCGATGTGCATCTTCTTCTCCCCGAACCGGCAGGAGGTCTTCACCCAGCACCTCCACCTCCTGCGCGGCGTCTCCGCGCTCTTCCAGCCCGCCCTCCTCGACGAGGTCTCCGCCCTGGAGTCCCCCGCCGAGGTCCTCCGGGTCCTCGCCTCCCGAGAGCAGTAA
- a CDS encoding PASTA domain-containing protein — protein MLVVSVFALRWGLEGAVHNRKVQVVPDLRGKSLAGAMSMLAPLDLPLLKESEEFNGAVPIGSILRQRPPAGTKVREGKTVRVVVSQGGETVFTPSLIGLPLRNAEMLLRQGQLALGEMTESYSLRFEKGLVLSQDPKAESSVEKNTLVNVVVSAGQPPESIVLMPDFLRKNSAEAEPWASRHGVALELVKDSNSLFPYGTVLDQQPQPDAVVSESARVRLTISSRPGARTEARSSDFVYQVPQGSSESLVRIVLVDQHGERELFNGLRAPGSRVELPLPSAGRARVKIFLNGILVEERDL, from the coding sequence GTGCTCGTCGTCTCCGTCTTCGCGCTGCGATGGGGCCTCGAAGGGGCCGTGCACAACCGCAAGGTCCAGGTCGTCCCCGACCTGCGCGGGAAGTCGCTGGCCGGGGCGATGAGCATGCTCGCCCCGCTCGACCTTCCGCTGCTCAAGGAAAGCGAGGAGTTCAACGGCGCCGTCCCCATCGGCTCCATCCTGCGTCAGCGCCCGCCGGCCGGCACGAAGGTGCGCGAGGGCAAGACGGTCCGCGTCGTCGTCAGTCAGGGAGGAGAGACCGTCTTCACCCCCTCCCTCATCGGGCTCCCGCTGCGCAACGCCGAGATGCTCCTTCGCCAGGGCCAGCTCGCCCTTGGAGAGATGACGGAGTCGTACTCGCTGCGCTTCGAGAAGGGGCTCGTGCTCTCCCAGGACCCCAAGGCCGAGTCGAGCGTCGAGAAGAACACGCTCGTCAACGTCGTGGTCTCCGCCGGGCAGCCGCCCGAGAGCATCGTGCTCATGCCCGACTTCCTGCGCAAGAACTCCGCGGAAGCGGAGCCCTGGGCCTCCAGGCACGGCGTCGCGCTCGAGCTCGTCAAAGACTCGAACTCGCTCTTCCCCTACGGCACGGTGCTCGACCAGCAGCCGCAGCCCGACGCGGTCGTCTCCGAGTCCGCGCGGGTGCGCCTGACCATCAGCTCCCGCCCCGGAGCGCGCACGGAGGCGCGCTCCTCGGATTTCGTCTATCAGGTGCCGCAGGGCTCCTCCGAGAGCCTCGTGCGCATCGTCCTCGTCGACCAGCACGGCGAGCGCGAGCTCTTCAACGGCCTGCGCGCGCCGGGCTCCCGCGTCGAGCTTCCCCTGCCCTCCGCCGGGCGCGCCCGCGTCAAGATCTTCCTCAACGGCATCCTCGTCGAGGAGCGCGACCTTTGA
- a CDS encoding ribulose-phosphate 3-epimerase: protein MKARRPLPDGQVRVVPSLLAADPGALRASLSRVASAGWCSLDVMDGRFVPNLSYGPDVLRALDGCGARIDAHLMVEDPETYGPVFAKAGADWVVFHAETCPKPVPLLRRLRRMGVGAGLALKPRTPASAVLPWLDELDLVLVMTVEPGFGGQSFMERMLPKIRALRSAIDRSGRKVWLQTDGGIGPKTAPLAAGAGSDSLVSGTGVFGAADPLAALRTMRRAAQEAFNRRG from the coding sequence TTGAAGGCGCGGCGCCCCCTTCCCGACGGCCAGGTGCGCGTCGTCCCCTCGCTGCTCGCCGCCGACCCCGGCGCGCTGCGCGCCTCGCTCTCGCGCGTCGCCTCGGCCGGCTGGTGCTCGCTCGACGTCATGGACGGCCGCTTCGTGCCGAACCTGAGCTACGGCCCCGACGTCCTGCGCGCCCTCGACGGCTGCGGCGCGCGCATCGACGCGCATCTCATGGTCGAGGACCCCGAGACCTACGGCCCCGTCTTCGCGAAGGCCGGGGCCGACTGGGTCGTCTTCCACGCCGAGACCTGCCCGAAGCCGGTCCCCCTTCTCCGCCGCCTGCGCCGCATGGGCGTCGGCGCGGGCCTCGCGCTCAAGCCCCGCACCCCCGCCTCCGCCGTCCTGCCCTGGCTCGACGAGCTCGACCTCGTCCTGGTCATGACGGTCGAGCCGGGCTTCGGCGGACAGTCGTTCATGGAGCGCATGCTGCCCAAGATCCGCGCCCTGCGCTCCGCCATCGATCGGTCCGGACGGAAGGTCTGGCTGCAGACCGACGGGGGCATCGGGCCGAAGACCGCCCCGCTCGCCGCCGGCGCCGGCTCCGACAGCCTGGTCTCCGGGACCGGCGTGTTCGGCGCGGCGGACCCGCTCGCGGCGCTGCGCACCATGCGCCGGGCGGCGCAGGAAGCTTTTAATCGGCGGGGATAG
- a CDS encoding PorV/PorQ family protein: MFFAAPARAKLFPDGPFSGKAAGTTGAAFLRLPAGARALALGGSGVAAVRDSESMFWNPAGLAVLEEHGLSDVSAAYNMLLETSYAGSIAYGRPLGGGRGALGASLVYFSQSALQGYDAKGDPTSSFTPSDLAFGLGYGRVVGPVRAGAGLKFIRSELAGASGTTFAVDLGVQAERVTEMGEGPLDVGASLVNLGPPLKLGGASDPLPFKVQLGTLWHINPRLNGMLDGHLPVDDDPYASFGLEFRQVFAEDFRASLRGGYNVRNERGVDGLAGMSAGFGVELLRGRIDYAWVPFGDLGMTHRITLGFKF, from the coding sequence CTGTTCTTCGCCGCCCCCGCGCGGGCGAAGCTTTTCCCCGACGGCCCCTTCTCCGGGAAAGCGGCGGGCACGACGGGCGCGGCGTTCCTTCGGCTGCCGGCGGGGGCGCGCGCGCTGGCTCTCGGCGGCTCGGGGGTCGCCGCGGTCCGCGATTCCGAATCCATGTTCTGGAACCCGGCCGGGCTCGCCGTGCTCGAGGAGCACGGACTCTCCGACGTCAGCGCGGCCTACAACATGCTGCTCGAGACGTCCTACGCGGGCTCAATCGCCTACGGGCGCCCCCTGGGGGGAGGACGCGGCGCCCTCGGAGCCTCCCTGGTCTACTTCTCCCAGTCGGCCCTGCAGGGCTACGACGCGAAGGGCGATCCGACCTCCTCCTTCACGCCGAGCGACCTCGCGTTCGGGCTGGGCTACGGCCGCGTCGTCGGGCCGGTGAGGGCGGGCGCGGGGCTCAAGTTCATCCGCTCCGAGCTCGCCGGCGCGAGCGGGACCACCTTCGCCGTGGACCTCGGCGTCCAGGCCGAGCGCGTCACCGAGATGGGGGAGGGGCCGCTCGACGTCGGGGCCTCGCTCGTCAACCTCGGCCCGCCGCTCAAGCTCGGCGGCGCCTCCGATCCCCTCCCCTTCAAGGTCCAGCTGGGGACGCTGTGGCACATCAACCCGCGCCTCAACGGCATGCTCGACGGGCACCTGCCCGTCGACGACGACCCGTACGCCAGCTTCGGTCTCGAATTCCGCCAGGTTTTCGCGGAGGACTTCCGCGCGTCCCTGCGCGGGGGCTACAACGTCCGCAACGAGCGCGGCGTCGACGGCCTTGCGGGGATGTCGGCCGGGTTCGGAGTGGAACTGCTGCGCGGCCGCATCGACTACGCCTGGGTCCCTTTCGGGGACCTGGGGATGACGCACCGCATCACCCTCGGATTCAAGTTCTGA